The following is a genomic window from Anas acuta chromosome 3, bAnaAcu1.1, whole genome shotgun sequence.
AGTATGTCCTAGCGAGACGTGTTGCATTTGACAGAGAGGTGGTCTCTCCAGTACCTAGCTATCTCTGTCTTTAATTATGATGGGACtatttttaatgccattttcTACAGTAAAGATTTTGAGATGAGACTGATGATTCCTCAGTGTCTAGTCCCTTCTAAAAGATAAGACTCACCTGTAATAGGTTTCTTGCAAGCAGCACACTTCTCAGCATAAAATCTGCTGTAACAGTCTACACAGTATGGGTACTCATCTTTGGAGATAAACCTTTGTCCAGACAGTTGAGTTTTACATCCAGCACAGACAAAGCATTCTTTATGCCAAGGCTGGTCATGGTAGGTCACTCCCCCAGAAGTTATTACCTAACATATtgataaaaaaaagacatagcAATAAAACAAAGGCATGAATCATGAAGGATTATCCAGTGATTCATAAGTTCTTCCACTTGTTTCTCTCTTCCAACATGCACAAGTGAAGAGAGAGACAGTATGGTCATGTCGACTATTTTTCATCTGGAAAACTCAACTAAGACTTCATCTGAAAACCTGACTAATTGCAGCTGATATGAATATACCAGTGTTCTGTTATTTTTGATTTCTTATCACAGAATAACCTTATGGCTTGTAATGAACAGGTTAGCTTGTCATGAGTTTTTTCTATTACCCATCTGGGTAAAGGCTGAGCATCAGGCATACTCTCAGTGCAACGATTCTGTGATGGACAGTGTCTGATAGAAATGACGATGCGAAAAGGGCTAATCTCCAACTGGAATCGATATTTTGCTGTCTCAAAATTGAAGCAGCATTTTAAGTAGGAGGAAAAAGACAGTAAAGAGGCAGAAATGAGACAGAAAGGAGATCTACATtgtcagaaaaaggaaaaatagtgtTTGTCACTGTCATCAAATTTCCATTCCCTGCAACTCACTCACAGCTCTCCACTGGTTATTTCTGAAGAAGGAAATTTCCAGTTGCTTCAGGGCTTCCATATGTGCAGTAAAGAGTAAGTTTCACAGAAGTTTTGAGGGACTGTTTAAAGGAGTTtctctagaaataaaaatgagctcTAAGATGGTGTTTCTACCACCAAGACACGTATGACAGTAAATGAATGGATGAGTGAGTGAATAAGTGAGTGAATTAGTATAGTtagaacaggaaaagaaagagttgGAGAAActcaattaaataaaaataaaggcaccATGACAATTTCCTGGGAAACACAGcttcatgaaaataaagaattataCTGGGTGATGTCAGGCAATAAGAAATTTAAATGGTTCCCAATCTTTTTAGTATTCTAGTATTGGGCTACAATAAGAGTTAATCTGTCTTTCCATTAAAATCTcaaaatttcaaatgttttttctctggCACAGAATTGAAGACTTTAGCAATTCAGTCTCTTTGATTTCACTTATTTATGGAAACCGATATAGTTTTATTTAGTAAAATTGTTTTAGTATGCATGTAGTCTATTTGCATTCCTATAATTTTTAAGAAGCAAATCCTGATTATTTCATATAAATGCTGTTAACCTCAATTTCTCTAATAAATATGGAGCAGAATTACTATATTTGTCATGTGATCatttaatgcaaataaatggCTAGATATAGAGGCTTAGGAATATCTGGAGGTATTTTCTAAAGTTTAACTGTTGAAGAAAACAGTGTGACTCTTGACTTGTATTATCACAACTAAGTATTACTTATTCTGATTATTGCCTGATAcatttcaagagaaaacaaTGTTTGACCTTGAACACCTTTGTCAGCTTAGGTGGCTGATTTTGCATGTGAATACATCTGACAAACGTAAAGAGAGGCATATTTATCAAGGCAAGGTCAGTTGTTATCAGGAAGGTTTTAAAAAACTTTCTGTAAAATTCAAcctttgttaaaaaaatcacaactaataaaaaaaaaaattgtttttgtcaaCAAATATAATTAAGCTTATATTAATATTATCTAGAATAAAATGGCAAATGCTGTCACAGTTAGTTTTCAGTGTCTAATATCAATACCAAAAGGAAGACTTGGCTCTTCCTGTCCATTCACCAGACATTTTGCGTGATCCAGCATCTTCCTCCATGAGCAATAATGCCCCACTAAGGAGCACAGGCATCTTTGTTATGGATTTAAAGTTAGGTGGTGTGACACCCTCGTTACATCCTATTTCTCCAGTGTTAGGAAACCTAGTGTCTTGATATAACTTTGCTGTCAGGAAAAGAATTAATGTCTTCCACAGGAgtagttatttaaaatatagcaCTGTTTCCCATAGATCCTGAATTACTGTGAACAAGTCACTAAACAGAGACACACCATTTTTTTGTTACAAATGCAcatctcttttttgttgtttaccTCCGCTATTCCCCAGGCTTGTCTTACTGAGCTATCTAAACATACCATAATCTCTGGTGTATTTATTGCCATAATTTGCACCCAACATTTCCATAAATTCAGAAAGTTAACTGGCATTCCTATTCTATTGTTAAAAGACTGAAACAGAAAGGGAAGTACTAAAACTTCCTAACTTCATCCACATAACTGGGGGGTCAGATGTGGGAGTTTAAGCTCTTTGTATACTCACAGGTGCTCTCCTAAATATCTTGAGAGCTCTACTGatgaaaaaaagactaaaagcTTCTAATTTAAGCATCCacattaaatactttaaaacaggTGATATGAATACCTGTTGGAGAAACAAAGCAAGCTCCAGGTGCTCCTGAAAAGCAGCTAACAGCAATTATAAATAGCTGTAGTTACAGGCAATAAGAGTTCTGTTGATCTCAagattgttttcctgtgtttcttaTCTGCTTTTAGAAAAGCACTTTAAAGTACTAAAAGCATTATTTGTTGACAAAAACTGTAAGGAAACAaggataaaagaaatatattcttaCTTTATTAAAGCTTGTTAAGCATATAGTCTGAACTTTCATCCAGCTATGTGACTTGTCCTCATAAGCTCTAATGtgtaaattttttattttatatattttttttaagctttggctgttttacagaaaagaacTCATCTAAGAATTCATGTTCTCTACTGATAATCTCTTTTGCCCATTATGACTTAAATTTCAGACTTCTAGATGAGAATGGAAGTAAGAATTTACAGAGGTTATTTTAAGCCTGAACTTTAAAGATTGCAGAAAAAAACTGTTAGCATAATTTTTGCTGTTGAACAATCTGGTCTTGACTTGACCAAAAATAACATGCCAGCACAGTGAAATTTCTCCATTGTAATTACCTTTTTGCAAGAGTAGCAATGGTGAGCAAATTGCTTCTCAAAACAGGGCACACAGTAATTCTCATTGTCTTTGGTGATCAATGGTTTTGTTCCCAGTGGTTGCCGGCAATACtgacaaacaaaacaggattCATGCCAGGAACTTCCTTTAAATTCCATTTTACGAGAACCTGCAAAAATCATTACAATGGTCCCAAATACAGCCTTGTAACAAGAGTTTTAAATGTCATGAAGACTcctatttttagtatttttatctTAGTATCGCCTACCCCAAAAACCACTTATCCTTAACGCCATAGGTTTTACAAGAGCATATTTAATCTCTAAAACACATTCAATACCATACAGTCACATGGCAAAAGACATACCAAactgtgacattttttttttttagtctttacTTATATGACTCTTAGAGTTTCTGTGATACAATTCAGTTGCTCAAAGTTTTTCTCACTGCAAGGACAGATGCAATTCCAAAAGGAAGTCACTTAGTTAAATGTCTGCTACACCAGTTTCAGAGCTTTTAAGTTGTGTACAGGTGCACTGTACACCTTAATGTAGATGTGGAAGCCTAAAATATTCACACGTCTGAAAATGACTCATTCAGTGACTCTCCACCATAGCTTCCACCTCTGCCAGTAACATCAGACTGCAAAGAGAGGTGCCAGGCACTTTACCATCCTTTCCCCAGGAAGGAGAGAATTGATGATGATTAATCGTGGAATACTTGCTACCTGGACTGTGGGTTTagaggaaagagaaactattAGTTGTACTTAAACATAAAGAGTTTGCAGCTTCCTCCTGGTGATCAGAAGGCTAAATTTGCTATCTTTGCCTACAGGGTCTTTTCAATATACAGCTAGCAAGTTGAAGAAGAAGTCAACGATTAACAAGGTAGGAACTGGTTAGCATCACTTCAGTTCTTTGTTTGCAATGTTATTCCTACCCTCAACATTTGCTGTGAGGATTTAGTCTCCTAGGACAAAAGGACAGATTTAGTCTCTCTAGGACAAAATCAACAAGGTGGATGGTAGAAGAGGGtgggttggggtggggggaaggtgtttattttgagtttctcactgctctagtctgctagtgataggcagTAGGTTTCattaatctccctgtgctgagtctgttctGCCCAcaatgataattgttgagtgatgtccctgtccttatctcaaaccttgagcccttttcattatattttctccctgtttttctttggaggaggggtggggggagagtATATTGCCACAAATAGAACTTTAACctgcaatgaaaaagaaaataaatacaatagtACAAGTACATAGTTTTATTAACTCTACAGGTTAAACCAAGACATGGGTAACCTAATATCTATATTAAGATGATAATTCTTCACAGCCTGGATCTTATTGTTTGGcattaatctgaaaaataaacttcctGTGTTGCTGGTAAGTTTACTGATGTTCTTGGCCAGAGGTTCCCAATCTAGTAGTTATGAGACCAAGGTACATAGCTTGCTGCTGGTATTTGGACCTATATGCGTGATCTGTAAGAGGATGTAAGCATTGAGGGTTTTCAGAAGTTTGCGACCCACTCTCCTTGGCAGACTACTCCATTTTGGCACACAAACTGCTCTTGCTTCTCTTAGAGGCAGCCTCTGAAGAGGCAGCTTTAAGCAGTGTCTCTGTCGCATTAGCTTTACTGGTGTGGAAGCAATGAAGGACCTAGACAAACAACTACCAAAAACTGAAAAGCGGTTCAGAGGAAAGTGCAAAATTTTCAAAGTTGCTCATGTTAGGAAATAAAACTATTGTAAACACATCTGTATGTGTTTTTTAGTAAAAATGTTGATAATGATTTGAACATAAAACACCATGTTTTGACAATTAAAGCAAAAGATATTTCTGAGGGAAAGAAATGGTTTATAAAGACTGTGAGCCAGGTCTGATACTCAAGGTCTTGCCAAGGCGACAGACAAAATGCAGATGTCTTGTCTAGCCCTGCACTCCTGCTAACGATCTCTGTTTGTCTACCTACACTCACAGTGGGATACACTTCCTAAGAACTGCAGGCAGAATCAAGGACTCAGCGTGAACAcatctttttctattttgaacTCTAATATTCTTTATAAGGATTCATAAGCCCTGCTAGTGCTAGACCAGAGGTGTCTGTCTTGCCTCTTTAATGCTGGCAGGGTACTACAAGAGGGAGATGCAGTCACCTGCAAGCTGTTTTGAATGTCAAGGATTTTATAGGTGGGTTATTCAaggatgtgattttaattaaaaatgcagttccatttttcagtgaaaggTCTTTGTTGTCTTACCAGGCATAATGGTCTTCTGACAGTGGAAACACTTAGATGAATACTCATTAGAGTAGCATTCAGTACACAGCAAGAGCTCGTCCTTTGCAGCAAATGGTTTCTCCACCAGAGAGCAACTGCATTTGGCACAGTTGAAGCATCTCTCATGCCAGTGGCGGCCTTTGTAGGCCAGATCCTTGGAGAAAGTATGTCCATGTTAATGAAGACATTTCTTTACAgtgttcttttttcctcagctcctcccagaaataaagtgaaaaatgcagaacattTTGATAGCAATTCAAAGAGAATACAGTTGCATCCAGCAGAAGGTGTGTCAGCCCTCATAGTCTCTGTGTTAGGGTATATTGCAACTCTCTTGTACAGGATGTTAGGATCTGCTTTGGCACAGGCAATTGAAGCAATTGTTCTTCCCTGTGCAACATCAGAGCGATGTTTATATTGGAAGACCAATCATATATTTTTACAGTTGGCCTTCAAGGGAAAGCaagtaattaacatttttaatgtgcaCAGGCCACCTGACAAGAAATGCATTCTCTGAAGACTTTTAAACAGaacttcatgcattttttaatgttactgctttttcttccagctgaCTCTACATAACACTAAAGAAAGATCATATTATTGCAGAGAGCAAGCAATTAAAATCTCAttaattgagaaaaaaatggttcttAGGAAGAGTATTAAAAAATCATTGCTTTTGTTTACACCTAATATAAGTCCTTCTAAAAAGCTGGCAGAAAGATGTTTGTTTAAGACTCAGCAGGCTTAGAAGATGAAAAAGCTAATAGTATATGTATGAGACTTCCACTAAGAATTCACAAAAAGAGCAAAcaccagattttatttttccaaggttaaaaaaaacaagggaaaaatgcaccacccaaaaaaaaaatccgtaaaaaataaaccagaccCTTCCAGGTCtcctttataaataaaaagctcaAAAGGGCACAAAGCCAATCTCATTTTTCTAGTTTGTCAGTTCCCCACCCCTTAAAATgctaaaatgagaaatgaaatacataCCAGGCATCATTTTTAGGAGGTGCTGAGTGTTTACCACTTTCATTTGCTTTAGCTAGCACCCTGAACCATTTAGAAAATGGGCTATCACCCCAGAGCAGCCTGAGGCAAAGATCTGGTAAGACGGAGAGGAAGAGATCTAAGTTCTACATGTAGCACCTTGGCAGAATTGGTAAAACCATCTGTAGGCCTCTGTGGGCCACTTCTCATACCGTGGCTCTCCTTTCATGttatctctgcttttttttctctcaatttttcCTCCTAGTCAGTCAAAAGacatgattattttattttattttattttattttattttattttattttattttattttattttattttattttattttattttattttattttattttattttattttattttagttagtTAATGATCTTTGATATCAGTAGTCCtgccatttaattttaaattgtagTAGTGGAGTTATTGAGGGCAGAGTATAAGTTCTCCTGGTGACCCTGACTGGAGCTGCACATAGAAGTTTGCAGTTGAAAAACACGGGTGAGTGTTTGAAAACAATCATCAtccaaattaatgtttttctttgattccTTTATGGAACTGAGCTATACTCAGATAATGTACTTTGAAAACCATGAAATATGTTGACCAGGGAGACCTCCCAAGAGGCTTACTTTATTAACTTTATGGCCCAGCATTCTTTGTGACACAAAGGGAAAAGGTTTAGTGATGAGACTCAGTAGaccaggttgatggttggacttgatgatcttgaaggctTTTTACAatctagatgattctatgattcttttatttcaaaagaacatAGACAAAATGAGCATGGGGAGAATGTGAGCAGTACATACTGACCTCAGCAAAACCAGGGTGTTTTGACAGTTTTCAAgttaaaactatatatatattaacaaaaaaaaaaaaaaaaaagacgtctTGCAGTAAATTGAATTCAAGAGTACTGGAAACCCTGTGAAAGGCCACAAAGGAATTcataatattaattattctCAGAAAGGGGAGAGGTGGAAGGAAAGTCAAGTCCAGAAACACTGCCTCTAATGTTTTCTCTGAGAGACAAGCAAAGTggaagttaaaatgaaaacacagcatttccaaAATTCAGAAGGCACAAAATACATATCATAAATATTGCTTCTTTTCAGCCTGACATCTGTAGGTCAACACCTGCGGTCAAAGTATTTTATACAATAGTTGAAGTCAATTTTTCCAATGCATGTCTCAGATATTCTAAAGCTTCTCTCAGCCTGACCCACTGAATTCCTTTGGCACCCTGCTATTCCTCAAGCACTGTGGTGAACACCTTCTGTTGGTGAGTGAGCAGAGATGAATAGAATCCAGATGTGGTCCATGCGGACACCACAGCTTTAACTCATGCTTGAAGTGTATGTATGCACAGATTTCATCATTTAGAAAAAGCCCTGAAGCTTTTCTATTCTGGGAAAATAGCTCTGctgtatacatatgtacaatcacTATGCTTAGGTTTCTTCACTAGCACAGGAGTATGTAGAGGGACTGATATAGAAtccatcatttaaaaaatgggaTTTGTGTGTAATCTAAGAAAAGACCAAGGAAGTTAAATCCTTACCTTAGAATCACACTCAATAGGTTTCTTGCACTCTTCACAGGGGTTGGCAAACAGGCTGTCATAACATGTGACACAAtaagcattttcttcccttaatgCATACTTCCTTCCACGAAGAGACTGCAGGCAGTAATGACAGTCTGTCTGATTGCTGGTCATTCTGGTGGGGTTTTCCGGGTGATctggaaagatggaaaaatcatGTAATTGAATGAATGGCAGTTTGCTTGCCCAAATAATTCGTACTGCTTCATTACCTGTGAAAGTCAGTATAGGTGTGTCTTAGTCCTTTGCAGTGCTCTGGATTTCTAATTCTGGGCTGTTCTATAATAAAATGGCAGTCTTTAATGACAAATACTATATATTTTGTTACCTAAATAATGGGGAGCAAGAAAGTTACTTCAGCTTAGTTGACTGGCATTTACAATGATAAGTCAGGTACCTGAAAATGAAGGTGCCTTTGTGTTCTGTATCTACAACTACTGATGTCACGAGCATTATGGATGCTGGATGGTGTGGCATGTTTTATTCAGAAATCAAGGAATTGAGAGAGAAATGAGAATTCAAAAATTAATCAAACTGTGGAGTTAAAAGGCTATAAAGAAATGTCAAGCACTTTCTGGTGTTCCCCTGGCTCTCCCTTCTCATTCCTGTCTTTCTGCTCATTCCTGTATTTTGAACGTGCTCCTCCCTacccaaaccaaccaaccaacaaaacagaaggaagacaaAGGTCTCCAAGCTTTATGACTATTTTTGCATAATCCCAACTGTGCTGCTAATACTTGATGGCAGTGTAGGGTAATAAAAATACCCCTGGGtagcaaaaaagcaaaatataaaaagaaataaacaaaataaaatccaagcaAAATAATAACTCAAAGCAAGTTTGTCTTGTTGTTATTGGAAAAGATCGTTTTTACTTATACATTTCTGTATTGCCAGATTCCCTGTTGGCAGAGCCAAGACACTGTGAGATAGATGATATTTCTGTGCCAGCCAAGTGCAGGAAATACCACAAATCTATTGAGATCCAATTGTATGAGTTTCCCATCCTTCAGTTTTTCAGGCTAAAGAGGCTTGGATAAGTATCCAAACTTTAGCTGCTTATAGTTCAGTTACTGCTGAATGTTTTAAGGATTGTGGGGATGCAGACTTTTTTCAGTCATCTTGTTACTGGTTGGATCATCAGCACTTTGCTAAAATTGGGTCTTGATTCCTGGGAATGAAGGACAAAGAATCTAGAAAGTTCCCAGTGAAGCAAACCCAGAAACATCTGCTGGATTCATTGGATTGCACTCTTCATTAAACTCATCAGTGATTGTCACTGCATACAGTGCCAGCAGTCATAAATTTTAGATTGAAAACAACTGGGGAAGGTCTCCTAAAATACTTACATATCAGTGAATTTGGGCAGCTGAAATCTTTTTACGCTGACTAATGGTGCAAGTTAGTTTATCTTAACCAGATGCAAGGCCTGAtagcaaggaaaagaaacatattaGAAACAGGATTTGAGGGATCACTTACCACCACAGAGCTTACATCTAATCCATTTAGGAGAAGTCACTCATACTTGTTTGTATATATTCACCAGCTATCTTATACACATGGTTCAGCTTTAAAAAGGCAATTAACTTTTTCTGGGTTTCTGGTTTGTGAGATGTAATCTAAACTGATAGCTTCAACTATGAGAAGGAACAGTTACTGGAGGTCTCCACTGGCACTAATGCATATAACCAGGAATTTATTAATCTATTCCTAGAGGGGCTGTAGTAAGCCTGTGGAAAAAAGTGGCAGGGAGAGAGGCTATAATGCTTATCTCAGACCAAAAGTAATGACTTGTTTATTTGGCACAAGCTATGGAAAACTAGTTCCTGTAAATTGAAAATCTTTGGAGTTGAATtgatttactgttttttctgACTGCCCTAAATCTTAGTGCTAGCCTAGACAGAATGTAGTAAGGAAGTCAAATAATCTGGAACTCAGATCAGTGGGAAAtgtgctttcttaaaaatattaaagatgtattttatgtGATAACCTTGGGATAATAGTATTTCCTTAAGATCAAAGAGAGCTTTGAGTGTGCAAAGAACGAACCAAAGTATGAGTGAAAATGATATCCATCATGCAACACATATAAAAACTAGGCACGGTGCAGTAATTCAGTGCATGATCCATACACAGTTGTCACTAAAACCAAAGTTAaattttgctcattttcttcTATCTTGGGAAATTCTTCTAAATTTGTGGTTATAGAGACAGTCAAGAAGGAATGCTTGTGGTTAGCTGGGCTCCACGTTAAAGGTCATAGGACAGGCTTGAAACTGTGTTTCAGAggaatttttttggggggggcggggggggagttagaatcatggaatggtttgggttggaagggaccttaaagatcatttaactCTAAccccccttgccatgggcagagacatctcccaccagaccaggttgctcagagccccATCTAgcctgaacacctccagggatggagcatccacagcttctctgggcaacctttgTCAGTGTCTCACCACTCTTGTAGAAATGaatttgtttataaaatctgatctaaatctcccctcttttagtttaaagctattaTCCTTTGTCATATCACTGcactccctccccagctttcctgtaggccctctGTAGTTACTGGAATGCCGCAATgaggtcttcccagagccttctcttcttcaggctgaacaaccacaactccttcagcctgtcttcataggagaggtgttccagccccttgatcatcctcatggccctcctctggactcgttctaatacatccatgtccttcttgtgctgggggccccagagctgaacctagttctccaggtggggtcttatgagagcacagcagagggggagaatcacctcccttgtcctgctggccatgctgcttttgatgcagcccaggattcagttggctttctgggctgcaagagcaCACTGATGGAATTATGTCAGAGTTATGAACTAGTTAGTTATGAAATGCCTCTGAGGATAACCCTGACCAGACTACCTTCCTGATTTCCTCTCTGCTGAATCAGTTCCTCAGCTTCATA
Proteins encoded in this region:
- the FHL5 gene encoding four and a half LIM domains protein 5, which encodes MTSNQTDCHYCLQSLRGRKYALREENAYCVTCYDSLFANPCEECKKPIECDSKDLAYKGRHWHERCFNCAKCSCSLVEKPFAAKDELLLCTECYSNEYSSKCFHCQKTIMPGSRKMEFKGSSWHESCFVCQYCRQPLGTKPLITKDNENYCVPCFEKQFAHHCYSCKKVITSGGVTYHDQPWHKECFVCAGCKTQLSGQRFISKDEYPYCVDCYSRFYAEKCAACKKPITALGGAKFISFEERQWHGECFNCAKCSVSLVGEEFLTKQDDVLCNECGSAS